From one Bacillus sp. FJAT-42376 genomic stretch:
- a CDS encoding gluconate:H+ symporter, with amino-acid sequence MPILFITIGVVLLLLLMIVFKLNAFLSLIIVSLLVGIMEGMSPVEAVESITNGLGSTLGHLVLVLGFGGMLGKLMADSGGAQRIAITLVRSFGQKRVQLAAVITAMIVGIALFFETGVVVLIPLVFTIAASAGVPILYIGMPVIAALITMHGFVPPHPGPTAVAAVYDANLGMTLLYGVLIAIPAIFISGPLYTRLFKKEDLEVQIPKGLYNPKEFTEEEMPSFSVSVFTALIPVILIAFLAFVEIVIPDSGLLETAQFLGDPGIALLISVVVAIFTFGISRGKKMPEIMQSITESVSSIAMILLIIGGGGAFKQVLIDSGVDKYVAGLMEGSTLSPLILAWSIAAILRVVLGSATVAGLTAAGIAAPLVGAAHVSPELMVLATGAGSMTFSHVNDAGFWIYKEYFNLTIGKTIKTWSVMVTIASLVGLAGVLIINLFI; translated from the coding sequence ATGCCGATATTGTTTATCACAATTGGAGTCGTCCTATTGTTGCTGCTCATGATTGTTTTTAAGTTAAACGCTTTCTTATCATTGATCATCGTGTCGCTGTTAGTCGGTATTATGGAGGGCATGAGCCCGGTTGAAGCGGTCGAGTCGATTACAAACGGGTTAGGCAGTACGCTCGGTCATCTCGTTCTTGTGCTCGGTTTTGGAGGGATGCTTGGTAAGTTGATGGCTGATTCCGGCGGTGCGCAGCGGATTGCCATAACACTTGTCCGTTCTTTTGGTCAAAAAAGAGTCCAGCTTGCAGCGGTGATTACAGCCATGATTGTTGGAATTGCGTTGTTCTTTGAGACCGGAGTCGTCGTGCTCATTCCGCTTGTATTCACGATTGCAGCGAGTGCCGGCGTACCGATTTTGTATATTGGAATGCCGGTAATCGCGGCTTTAATTACGATGCACGGCTTTGTTCCCCCGCATCCTGGACCTACGGCTGTCGCGGCTGTCTATGATGCGAATCTTGGGATGACACTGCTTTATGGCGTGCTGATTGCCATTCCAGCTATTTTTATAAGTGGTCCATTATACACAAGGCTATTTAAAAAAGAAGACTTAGAAGTACAGATTCCAAAAGGTTTATACAATCCTAAAGAGTTCACAGAAGAGGAAATGCCAAGCTTTTCTGTAAGCGTTTTTACTGCTCTCATCCCGGTCATCCTGATTGCCTTCCTGGCATTTGTAGAAATCGTGATTCCCGACTCCGGTCTTTTAGAGACAGCACAATTCCTGGGGGATCCCGGAATCGCTCTTTTAATATCTGTTGTTGTGGCCATTTTTACCTTTGGGATCAGCCGCGGCAAAAAAATGCCGGAAATTATGCAATCAATCACTGAATCAGTCAGCAGCATTGCCATGATTCTATTAATTATCGGAGGGGGCGGCGCCTTCAAACAAGTCTTAATTGACAGTGGAGTAGATAAATACGTAGCAGGGTTAATGGAAGGGTCCACACTTTCTCCATTGATTCTCGCGTGGTCTATTGCTGCAATTTTGAGAGTTGTATTGGGTTCTGCAACGGTCGCAGGATTGACCGCTGCCGGTATTGCTGCTCCTTTAGTGGGTGCCGCTCATGTCAGTCCCGAGCTGATGGTGCTTGCGACCGGAGCCGGAAGCATGACCTTCTCTCATGTAAACGATGCAGGTTTCTGGATTTACAAGGAATACTTTAATCTTACCATCGGCAAAACCATTAAAACGTGGTCGGTTATGGTAACAATCGCTTCCCTTGTTGGACTTGCAGGGGTGCTCATAATTAATCTGTTTATTTAA
- a CDS encoding SDR family oxidoreductase — protein MSKTIFITGAGTGLGRGAALGLAKKGHRVIATTEITAQKTDLMQEAQSQGLDIEVFKLDITNERDRAQIEKYDIDVFVANAAINEGGPLAEVPMDRFRALFEVNVFATLETVQAAARNMVKRGSGKIIFMSSMAGISATPYVGPYTATKHAIEGIAQTMQSELKEFGVQVATINPGAYDTGFNDRSAEEKWKWFDEEKHFTKKEDMLEQAEGLKDQFDPQDMIEKMIEIIPADHHKFRTVHPEETEKQLKETEQEWWGMEI, from the coding sequence ATGAGCAAAACTATTTTTATCACAGGCGCGGGCACCGGACTTGGGAGGGGGGCAGCGCTGGGCCTCGCTAAAAAAGGCCACCGCGTCATAGCGACAACAGAAATCACTGCCCAGAAAACAGATTTGATGCAGGAGGCGCAAAGCCAAGGACTTGATATCGAAGTGTTCAAACTCGATATCACCAATGAGCGGGACCGGGCCCAGATTGAAAAATACGACATCGATGTATTTGTGGCCAATGCGGCCATCAATGAAGGCGGTCCTCTTGCAGAAGTGCCGATGGACCGGTTCAGGGCACTTTTTGAAGTGAACGTGTTTGCAACGCTTGAAACCGTTCAGGCTGCAGCCCGGAACATGGTGAAGAGGGGAAGCGGGAAAATCATCTTCATGAGTTCGATGGCGGGGATATCGGCCACTCCGTATGTAGGGCCGTATACAGCAACCAAACATGCGATTGAAGGAATTGCCCAAACGATGCAGTCTGAGCTGAAAGAATTCGGTGTCCAGGTCGCGACCATCAATCCAGGGGCGTACGATACAGGCTTCAACGACCGGAGTGCGGAGGAAAAATGGAAATGGTTTGATGAAGAAAAGCACTTCACGAAGAAGGAAGACATGCTGGAGCAGGCAGAAGGGCTGAAGGATCAGTTCGATCCGCAGGACATGATTGAAAAAATGATTGAAATCATCCCGGCCGATCATCACAAATTCCGCACCGTCCACCCGGAGGAAACCGAGAAACAGCTGAAGGAAACCGAACAGGAATGGTGGGGGATGGAGATTTGA
- a CDS encoding HD-GYP domain-containing protein, whose product MKGLHLGLQGNFLEKVADSVSDYSLLAKGDGSEVILQTILEGKTFYVYPGDSPYTMEFFYILNGECSYEDGESTIILKAGDFFYFQHLEEATYFKSLSEMKLLWFTTQPAFHYMSESVNELTKIVQKVEEKDKYTYQHSARVQTYSVQIAKQLHLSKDSLENLYFASLFHDVGKIHVPEEILNKPGRLTLEEFEILKKHSFDGAEMIKATYYHYIGDIILQHHERLDGSGYPYGLKGDQISTEAQIIAIADTYDAMTSDRVYRKGLNPVDAMKEIKGLTNRHYRKPIVDALEQVLISDGVLPKE is encoded by the coding sequence ATGAAAGGTCTTCATCTCGGATTGCAGGGTAACTTTCTGGAAAAAGTAGCGGATTCAGTATCCGATTACAGTCTTTTAGCTAAAGGAGACGGCTCTGAAGTCATCCTGCAGACAATACTTGAAGGAAAGACCTTTTATGTTTATCCCGGGGATTCGCCCTATACAATGGAATTTTTCTACATATTAAATGGGGAATGCTCTTATGAGGATGGAGAAAGCACTATAATATTGAAAGCAGGAGATTTTTTCTATTTTCAGCACCTTGAAGAAGCAACCTATTTCAAATCATTATCTGAAATGAAACTCTTGTGGTTTACAACACAGCCTGCTTTTCACTATATGAGTGAGAGTGTTAATGAATTGACTAAAATTGTACAAAAAGTAGAGGAAAAAGATAAATACACTTATCAGCACAGTGCCCGCGTTCAAACCTACTCTGTACAGATAGCAAAACAACTTCATCTTTCCAAAGACAGTTTGGAAAATCTATATTTCGCTTCATTATTCCATGATGTGGGAAAGATTCACGTACCTGAAGAGATCTTAAACAAACCTGGACGGCTAACTCTTGAAGAGTTTGAGATTTTAAAGAAACATTCCTTTGATGGCGCTGAAATGATAAAGGCTACCTACTACCATTACATTGGTGACATTATCCTTCAGCATCATGAGCGATTAGACGGTTCCGGGTATCCATACGGACTGAAAGGTGACCAAATCTCAACCGAAGCCCAAATCATTGCCATTGCAGACACATACGATGCCATGACCTCCGACCGGGTATACAGAAAAGGCTTGAACCCTGTTGATGCCATGAAAGAAATAAAAGGATTAACGAACCGTCATTACAGAAAGCCGATTGTTGATGCCCTTGAACAAGTGCTGATTTCTGATGGGGTCCTTCCTAAAGAATAA
- a CDS encoding Lrp/AsnC family transcriptional regulator, translating to MDALDQKIIFHLQEDARVSMTELGHRINLSVPAVKERVKKLEDKGVITGYRAVINPEKINKYVTAFILFDSKRCKAFREFCSDHQEVMECHRLAGQYSYLVKVVTESVHTLEDFIDAAMEYGQPSTLINLSSSLTYKPFFDVEH from the coding sequence ATGGACGCACTGGATCAAAAAATCATTTTTCATCTTCAGGAGGATGCCCGCGTTTCGATGACCGAGCTTGGCCACCGGATCAATTTATCTGTGCCGGCTGTGAAGGAACGGGTTAAAAAGCTTGAGGATAAGGGCGTGATTACCGGCTACAGAGCCGTGATCAACCCGGAGAAAATCAATAAATACGTGACCGCATTTATTTTGTTTGATTCCAAAAGATGCAAGGCTTTCCGCGAATTCTGCAGCGATCATCAAGAGGTGATGGAATGCCACCGGCTTGCGGGGCAATACAGCTACCTTGTTAAAGTTGTGACCGAATCCGTCCATACGCTGGAGGATTTCATTGATGCGGCGATGGAATATGGACAGCCTTCCACTCTGATTAATTTGTCCTCATCTTTAACATACAAGCCGTTTTTCGATGTCGAACACTAG
- a CDS encoding DUF1272 domain-containing protein, translated as MGLEMRTNCEKCEHTLDAHSAAYICVHECTFCEECTEDMHGVCPNCGGELVKRPRAGGACPIGQS; from the coding sequence ATGGGACTTGAAATGAGAACGAACTGTGAGAAATGCGAGCATACACTGGATGCTCATTCTGCCGCATATATATGTGTTCATGAATGCACGTTCTGTGAAGAGTGTACGGAAGATATGCACGGGGTTTGCCCGAACTGCGGCGGGGAATTGGTGAAGCGCCCGAGAGCGGGCGGTGCCTGTCCGATTGGCCAGTCTTAA
- a CDS encoding class I SAM-dependent methyltransferase: MKEAYYDHIMNVKTERYQKEILQAVHYHYHRYEPTPYRALDALFEYYKLESDDHVVDFGCGMGRLIFYIHYHFHASVTGIEMNKGLYEAALENLDRYGKKTKKNKDKIQFQCCLAEEYPIGPEDNKFYFFNPFSIQVFIKIVHNILLSVEKEPRETELVLYYPSEEYILFLENQTGYELKEEVYVPELYENNPAEKFMIYRLSFLLD, translated from the coding sequence ATGAAGGAAGCCTATTATGACCACATCATGAATGTAAAAACAGAAAGATATCAGAAAGAAATCCTGCAGGCCGTGCACTATCATTATCATCGCTATGAGCCGACTCCCTATCGCGCGCTCGACGCCTTATTTGAATATTATAAGCTGGAAAGCGATGATCACGTGGTTGATTTCGGCTGCGGAATGGGACGCTTAATTTTTTATATCCATTATCATTTCCATGCTTCCGTTACCGGAATTGAAATGAACAAAGGGCTGTATGAAGCAGCACTTGAAAACCTGGACCGCTACGGCAAAAAAACAAAAAAGAACAAAGACAAAATCCAGTTCCAATGCTGCCTGGCTGAAGAATACCCGATTGGACCGGAAGATAATAAATTCTACTTTTTCAATCCTTTTTCCATCCAGGTATTTATTAAAATCGTTCACAACATTCTTCTTTCAGTGGAAAAAGAACCGCGTGAAACGGAACTTGTTTTGTATTATCCTTCCGAGGAATACATTCTCTTTTTAGAGAACCAGACAGGCTATGAGCTGAAAGAAGAGGTGTATGTACCTGAGCTCTACGAAAACAATCCGGCGGAAAAGTTTATGATTTACAGGCTTTCTTTCCTATTGGATTAA
- a CDS encoding alpha/beta hydrolase, whose translation METRVNHLELNGLSFQYRETGEASAPPIVALHALGMSGESWDHAAAVLGEKYRVLALDQRGQGGSARPGKYSFELMCEDLLHFADAMNLETFTLLGHSMGGTVSYLFSEIFPERVEQLIVEDTPPPFPDKPLDIPSEPSDPLPFDWAVVPSIMRQLNEPNPNWWARLPDISAPTLIIGGGASHIPQDKLKEVSELIPDCELVTIEGAGHFVHDEKLPEFLAAVEYFLSK comes from the coding sequence ATGGAAACACGCGTAAACCATCTGGAATTGAACGGACTTTCCTTCCAATACCGGGAAACAGGAGAAGCTTCTGCCCCGCCGATTGTTGCGCTTCATGCACTTGGGATGAGTGGTGAATCGTGGGATCATGCCGCTGCTGTTTTGGGAGAGAAATACCGCGTTCTGGCCCTTGATCAAAGGGGGCAAGGCGGAAGTGCAAGGCCGGGGAAATACTCGTTTGAACTAATGTGCGAAGACCTGCTTCATTTTGCAGATGCAATGAATTTGGAGACCTTTACCCTTTTGGGGCATTCCATGGGCGGGACAGTATCCTATCTCTTTTCGGAAATCTTTCCTGAAAGAGTAGAACAGCTGATTGTCGAAGACACACCGCCTCCCTTTCCGGATAAGCCGCTGGATATACCTTCTGAACCTTCCGATCCGCTTCCATTCGATTGGGCTGTGGTGCCTTCGATTATGAGGCAGCTGAATGAGCCCAATCCCAATTGGTGGGCACGTCTTCCGGACATTTCTGCTCCAACTCTGATCATCGGCGGCGGGGCCAGTCACATCCCTCAGGATAAATTGAAGGAAGTATCAGAGTTGATTCCTGATTGTGAACTCGTGACGATTGAAGGCGCCGGACACTTTGTTCATGATGAGAAGCTCCCTGAATTTTTGGCGGCAGTTGAATACTTTCTTTCTAAATAA
- a CDS encoding metalloregulator ArsR/SmtB family transcription factor, with protein sequence MRIPNHPSAESIQLTKVLHALSDPNRLRIVKSIASKGEEVCTYYSYEFNISKSTVSHHIKTLREAGIIKVRVEGSQHFYSIRMEDLNGKFPGLMEIVLSADPESY encoded by the coding sequence ATGAGAATTCCTAATCATCCATCAGCTGAAAGTATACAGTTAACGAAAGTTCTTCACGCTTTAAGTGACCCAAATAGATTGAGGATTGTAAAGAGTATAGCTAGTAAGGGTGAAGAAGTTTGTACGTATTACTCTTATGAATTTAATATTTCAAAATCGACGGTTTCTCACCACATTAAAACGTTAAGAGAAGCCGGTATTATCAAGGTGCGTGTAGAAGGTTCCCAGCATTTCTACTCCATCAGAATGGAGGATCTGAACGGGAAATTTCCTGGATTAATGGAGATTGTTCTCTCAGCAGATCCTGAATCATATTAA
- a CDS encoding aldo/keto reductase, which produces MKEVLLNKANIKVTQIGLGTNAVGGHNLFTDLDEEQGKNLVKEALNLGIAFIDTADVYGFGRSEELVGEVIKPHRSELKLATKGAVEKIGENTRINNKPEYLRAAIEKSLKRLQTDFIDLYYLHYPDNETPLTESIGELSRLKEEGKIGAIGVSNVNLNQLKEANQHGEIDVIQSPYNMLDRSAEEGLLPYSREHNISFVPYGPLAFGILGGKYSRSLTLKEGDWRKEEPLFQPETFLTVLDKVEKLKAIAEDKEASLSNLALAWLLSQDGIDTVIPGGKRAEQVRENVKADSLILSSGDLIKIGSILGK; this is translated from the coding sequence ATGAAAGAAGTTCTCTTAAATAAAGCAAATATAAAAGTGACGCAAATCGGGTTAGGGACCAATGCAGTAGGCGGTCATAATCTATTTACAGATTTAGATGAGGAACAGGGAAAAAATTTAGTAAAAGAGGCATTGAATCTGGGCATTGCATTTATTGATACAGCTGACGTCTACGGATTCGGACGGTCGGAAGAACTGGTAGGAGAAGTAATTAAACCCCATCGTTCTGAGCTAAAGCTTGCTACTAAAGGTGCTGTAGAAAAAATAGGGGAGAATACAAGGATTAACAACAAACCGGAGTATTTACGCGCAGCAATAGAGAAGAGTTTAAAAAGGCTTCAAACGGATTTTATTGATTTATATTACTTGCATTATCCGGACAACGAAACGCCTTTAACTGAATCAATCGGTGAATTATCCCGCTTAAAAGAAGAGGGGAAAATCGGGGCTATAGGAGTCTCCAACGTCAATCTGAATCAGCTAAAAGAAGCAAACCAGCACGGAGAAATTGATGTGATTCAATCCCCTTACAACATGCTGGACCGTTCGGCAGAAGAAGGCCTTCTTCCTTACAGCAGGGAACATAACATCTCCTTTGTTCCATATGGACCGCTGGCATTCGGAATTCTGGGTGGTAAATACAGCCGTTCACTGACATTAAAAGAGGGGGACTGGAGAAAGGAAGAACCTTTATTTCAACCGGAAACCTTTTTAACTGTTTTAGATAAGGTCGAAAAATTAAAAGCGATAGCCGAAGATAAAGAAGCCAGTCTATCCAATTTAGCACTCGCATGGCTCCTGTCACAAGACGGAATTGACACCGTAATCCCCGGCGGCAAGCGGGCTGAGCAGGTAAGAGAGAATGTGAAAGCAGATTCTTTAATTCTGTCATCTGGGGATTTGATTAAAATCGGATCTATACTCGGTAAATAA
- a CDS encoding sensor histidine kinase — protein MEGKGRITVSLFEERIELADSGPGIPEGEQPYIFERFFRGVKKKVKVRGLGLPFSRMLAKALGGDLVLKESNSGGSVFSVLLK, from the coding sequence ATGGAAGGGAAAGGACGGATTACAGTGTCTTTATTTGAAGAGCGGATCGAATTGGCCGACAGCGGACCAGGTATACCTGAAGGTGAGCAGCCATATATATTCGAACGCTTCTTTCGGGGTGTAAAGAAAAAAGTGAAGGTGCGCGGCCTCGGACTGCCGTTCAGCAGGATGCTTGCGAAGGCTCTGGGAGGAGATTTGGTGCTGAAGGAGAGTAATTCTGGCGGGAGTGTGTTTTCGGTGTTGTTGAAGTAA
- a CDS encoding ABC transporter ATP-binding protein has translation MNQTIECKRVEKVFEGDGIHTAALQEISITFQEKEFVSIAGPSGSGKSTLLSLLGTLDLPSKGDIFYGERSIRGLKKNELADFRFEQIGFVFQQFHLLPTLTALENILSPLMGRKVAYNKKERAEQLLEQVGLKEKANALPSQLSGGQQQRVAIARALINEPGWLLADEPTGNLDTETGEMVFELLADLNRKKGCGVIFVTHDPELAARARVQIAMKDGNIVSVHRENLYV, from the coding sequence ATGAACCAGACAATTGAATGCAAAAGGGTGGAAAAGGTATTTGAAGGGGACGGAATTCATACAGCTGCGCTTCAGGAAATTTCTATTACATTCCAAGAGAAAGAATTTGTTTCCATTGCAGGGCCATCGGGCTCAGGGAAATCAACGCTGCTAAGCCTGCTGGGGACACTGGACTTGCCGAGCAAAGGGGACATTTTTTATGGGGAAAGGAGTATTCGCGGGCTGAAAAAGAATGAACTCGCTGATTTTCGATTTGAGCAGATCGGATTTGTTTTTCAGCAGTTTCATCTGCTTCCGACACTGACCGCGCTTGAAAACATCCTTTCTCCTTTGATGGGACGGAAAGTTGCCTATAACAAAAAGGAAAGAGCGGAGCAGCTCTTGGAGCAGGTTGGACTAAAGGAAAAGGCCAATGCATTGCCGTCCCAGCTTTCAGGAGGACAGCAGCAGCGGGTGGCCATTGCAAGGGCTTTAATAAATGAACCAGGCTGGCTTCTGGCAGATGAACCGACGGGTAATCTTGATACGGAGACGGGAGAAATGGTATTTGAACTTCTTGCTGACCTGAATCGGAAGAAAGGCTGCGGGGTGATTTTTGTTACCCACGATCCGGAGCTTGCTGCAAGAGCACGGGTACAGATTGCAATGAAGGATGGAAACATTGTTTCGGTTCACCGGGAGAATCTCTATGTTTAA
- a CDS encoding ABC transporter permease, which produces MFKFIWNSWWRNKEKFILLMIGVLIISVGLSFLVGVSQANNGTIVDALQKRWKSSYDIVVRPPESRSVTEDMKLLEPNFMSGIDGGISMEQYEEIKAMSDIDVAAPIAMIGNYNNEISLGKMTIKEPGVYRMKRTEKDHTGAGEESFSSNFYFTVGAWAPSGTGREYGTGIFSGVLNYETQIMMAAIDPEAESRLVGIDQAVIKGENSRFFQTGDHAEVYDLGDGVIENHVPVLISSKSFLDGEVTYTAEKLDLPFNTSEQAKTMEKVAKEGGEAYLEKQTGTAVASETFTTGQVQQKTLQRIMNPGQNVKGAALEGAASGWMGYKPTPVNYRPVTSPFGERWPFAYEVKPFIQPQDSQFYLSQTYRPVKLFSEDIMDWPRVKPNFIGVFDPQKLNLSKDPLTELPMETYFPSKAQWVLDENQKPVNPPVTMKPVNNPYGFLTKPPLILTTLDAAEKILGDKPIAAIRVKVKGVASLDEASQNLLKKTAEKIEKETGLETDITLGSSPQPALTHIPGLEGKEALGWIEQPWIKIGSSFAIFKEAKAGLSAVIGSVILVAIVYVFSSNLMMMYARKKEFAVLLSLGWRPGQLSKLLFLESTILGLIVSVISWLILGWITITNDLKTDAVRVLLIGFFGLLIYWLGTIIPSLAVRRIKPYESMKAGEISNQKRYVKTDHLAGMSLNYMLARWKRSLLAIASIAVPSAMFMFFIFITFRLRGVMYTTWLGQYVAVEIGVMQYVAMGIAFLIAILTTVEIIWQNVVERQPELAVMKAIGWRNGTIRKMILLEGAINGLAAGVIGFILALFAIRQVYGQVPGAELPILSLTILLPVLAGMISAVFPAQKAVGIQPYQALSGGVQNSKKTEKQFKIIFSGAGVLLATGVILLLASAIPSAQPSNETAVSAPAAEGTKGAAIKTYHANNKKEETPDKKENKKNAFSTTISGAGYIIKPGATHGNDPYLTIGAKTASPDRLSVKKKEAELITLPVTVETKNADSGTQVFYPQGYTMLDSQGNIYEPVDVTILEKKNLVSTRLKSPGMAKVLVTFEVPKKAEKLILSPKELFLARNVVVEVKGKIIDK; this is translated from the coding sequence ATGTTTAAGTTCATCTGGAATAGCTGGTGGAGAAACAAGGAAAAATTTATTCTTCTTATGATCGGTGTGCTGATTATCAGCGTCGGGCTTAGTTTTCTAGTGGGGGTGTCCCAGGCAAACAACGGGACCATTGTTGATGCGCTTCAAAAGCGTTGGAAATCCTCTTATGACATTGTCGTCCGGCCCCCGGAAAGCAGAAGTGTAACCGAGGATATGAAGCTGTTGGAGCCGAACTTCATGAGCGGAATTGACGGCGGCATTTCAATGGAGCAGTACGAGGAAATTAAAGCCATGTCAGATATTGATGTTGCTGCTCCAATCGCCATGATTGGGAACTACAATAACGAAATCAGCTTAGGGAAAATGACCATAAAAGAGCCGGGAGTTTACCGGATGAAGCGGACGGAGAAGGATCACACGGGGGCAGGAGAGGAATCCTTTTCGAGCAACTTTTATTTTACTGTTGGAGCCTGGGCTCCGAGCGGGACAGGAAGGGAGTATGGAACGGGAATATTTTCAGGAGTCCTGAATTATGAAACTCAAATAATGATGGCTGCCATAGACCCTGAGGCTGAATCCCGATTAGTTGGAATTGACCAAGCGGTTATTAAAGGAGAAAACAGCCGTTTTTTTCAAACAGGGGACCATGCAGAAGTATATGATCTGGGAGATGGAGTGATAGAAAATCATGTTCCGGTTCTGATCAGCAGCAAATCGTTTTTAGATGGCGAGGTAACGTATACGGCGGAAAAGCTTGATTTGCCATTTAACACAAGTGAGCAGGCGAAAACAATGGAGAAGGTGGCTAAAGAGGGAGGAGAAGCCTATTTAGAAAAGCAAACAGGGACAGCTGTTGCCTCTGAAACCTTTACGACCGGCCAGGTTCAGCAAAAAACGCTTCAGCGGATTATGAACCCCGGTCAGAATGTAAAAGGAGCCGCATTAGAGGGGGCTGCGAGCGGATGGATGGGGTACAAGCCAACACCGGTGAATTACCGCCCGGTGACGAGTCCTTTTGGGGAGCGCTGGCCTTTCGCCTATGAAGTAAAGCCGTTTATCCAGCCGCAGGATTCACAATTCTACCTGTCCCAAACATATCGTCCGGTCAAATTATTCAGCGAAGATATCATGGATTGGCCAAGGGTAAAACCGAATTTTATCGGTGTTTTTGATCCTCAAAAGCTAAACCTGTCAAAGGATCCGCTGACCGAACTGCCGATGGAAACCTATTTTCCTTCAAAGGCGCAGTGGGTGCTGGATGAAAACCAAAAGCCGGTCAATCCACCTGTCACAATGAAGCCTGTGAATAACCCCTATGGATTTTTAACTAAGCCGCCTCTTATTTTAACCACACTGGATGCAGCCGAAAAAATTCTTGGCGATAAGCCGATCGCAGCGATCCGTGTGAAGGTAAAAGGTGTAGCTTCACTTGATGAAGCAAGCCAGAATCTGCTTAAAAAAACAGCGGAGAAAATTGAAAAGGAGACGGGCCTGGAAACCGATATCACCCTTGGTTCCTCCCCGCAGCCGGCACTTACTCATATTCCTGGTCTTGAAGGGAAGGAAGCGCTTGGCTGGATTGAACAGCCATGGATTAAAATCGGATCCTCTTTTGCCATTTTTAAAGAAGCGAAGGCAGGATTGTCAGCTGTTATCGGAAGTGTGATCCTCGTTGCGATTGTGTATGTATTCTCCTCCAATCTAATGATGATGTACGCCCGTAAAAAAGAATTCGCCGTTTTGCTTTCGCTGGGATGGAGACCGGGTCAGCTCTCAAAGCTGCTATTCCTGGAATCAACGATTCTCGGTCTGATTGTCTCCGTGATCAGCTGGCTGATTTTAGGCTGGATTACCATCACCAATGATCTCAAAACAGATGCTGTCAGGGTTCTGCTGATTGGATTTTTCGGGCTGCTCATCTACTGGCTTGGAACCATCATCCCATCTCTTGCAGTACGGAGAATCAAGCCTTACGAAAGCATGAAGGCTGGCGAAATCTCCAATCAGAAGCGATACGTAAAAACGGATCATTTGGCAGGGATGAGTTTAAATTATATGTTAGCGAGATGGAAAAGGAGCCTGTTAGCGATTGCCTCCATTGCAGTCCCATCCGCTATGTTTATGTTTTTTATCTTTATTACCTTCCGGCTGCGCGGAGTGATGTACACAACATGGCTCGGCCAATATGTTGCGGTTGAAATTGGGGTGATGCAGTATGTGGCGATGGGGATTGCCTTTCTGATTGCGATCCTGACTACTGTAGAAATCATCTGGCAAAACGTTGTTGAACGCCAGCCGGAGCTTGCGGTCATGAAAGCGATTGGCTGGAGAAACGGAACCATCCGCAAAATGATCTTGCTTGAGGGTGCGATCAACGGACTGGCTGCGGGTGTGATTGGCTTTATACTTGCTCTTTTCGCCATCAGGCAAGTGTATGGGCAAGTTCCGGGAGCTGAACTGCCGATTCTGTCCCTGACCATTCTGCTGCCGGTTCTGGCCGGAATGATTTCCGCCGTATTCCCTGCACAAAAAGCGGTGGGCATCCAGCCATATCAGGCTCTGAGCGGAGGCGTTCAAAACTCGAAAAAAACAGAGAAACAATTCAAGATCATCTTCTCTGGAGCCGGTGTCCTGCTGGCGACGGGGGTTATTCTTTTATTGGCTTCGGCCATACCATCCGCTCAGCCATCGAACGAGACAGCGGTTTCCGCTCCCGCAGCTGAAGGAACGAAAGGAGCCGCGATCAAAACGTATCATGCCAATAACAAAAAGGAAGAAACCCCTGACAAAAAAGAAAACAAAAAAAATGCGTTTAGCACGACGATCAGCGGTGCGGGATACATTATAAAACCGGGTGCCACACATGGAAATGATCCCTATTTAACCATTGGAGCAAAAACAGCATCCCCTGACAGGTTATCCGTGAAAAAGAAGGAAGCCGAGCTGATTACGCTCCCGGTAACAGTCGAAACCAAAAACGCCGATTCCGGCACACAAGTCTTTTATCCGCAGGGCTACACGATGCTGGATAGTCAGGGAAACATCTATGAACCGGTTGACGTTACTATTCTAGAGAAGAAAAATTTAGTCAGCACAAGACTGAAGAGTCCGGGTATGGCCAAAGTGCTTGTCACCTTTGAAGTCCCGAAAAAAGCTGAAAAACTGATTTTATCACCGAAGGAACTGTTCTTAGCAAGAAATGTAGTAGTAGAGGTAAAGGGGAAAATAATAGATAAATAA